Genomic segment of Oncorhynchus keta strain PuntledgeMale-10-30-2019 chromosome 12, Oket_V2, whole genome shotgun sequence:
TGCCCCAAAATCCtgtggaaggggaggagagattctgtgttgtctttataGGTTGTCCTCTATACATTGTATTTTAGTGTGCTCTGTCTATTTTCTCTATCCAGAgtctgcaggaggagaggagccAGTGTAGTAAAACCATGATGAACATCAACCAGCGCCTGCAGGAGATCTTTGGGGAGGCCATCCGGGAGGCCTGTCCCGACCTGGAGAACCCTCCCCTGGCCGTCACCCCCAACCAGCAGGCCAAGTTTGGGGACTACCAGTGTAACAGCGCTATGGCCATGGCCCAGGTGGGCCTAGAACACTGATGGATCTTATTCTCTGACTCTTCTTTTCTCTGAATCTCTTTTACACTCACTCTTCATTTCTTACCTGTTTTGAtatgtgtttgtgttgtcttgctGTCCCTCTGATCTCTTCCCCCACTgatctctctctaactctttctttCAGTCTCTATCGATTGCTCTTTCTGAGAGAGTTTAGCATATAGCCTAAATATCAACAGCTCAACTTTCATTTGAGCTGTTAGGTGGTGAATGAAATGGGAGTGTAATTGTTTTGGACTTGTGTTTCAGATGATGAAATCAAAGGGCCTGAAAGTGAACCCCAGGCAGATCGCTGAGAATATTCAGCAGAACATTCCTGACAATGAGCTCATTGAGAAGACAGAAATAGCCGGACCAGGTTTTTGCCCGCATACAATATTTAAGATAGAGTCCTTAGTTGAAACAAACACAAAGCTGAGGGATGGACCTGGAGAAATGTGACCACTCTGAAATTCATAGTCTGAGCTATagatgaccatccatgatatcgttttaaccatgttatAAGGCTATATACCGTGTTTGTTCACATTTACGTAGTTTACGAACAATGGAGCAAAGCATGCTTATTTGGGGTTCTGTAGGGGTATTACAGTttgagctcatgaggcatttataagttatattcttcaagaatcaatgggtatatataattaatttcgaagtccaaaaatggatgcagCAACTAAGGATTTTAGATTTAATTGATTATAGTCATGTGCTCAATGAACTGAGGGCTGTTACATTGCTTTTTCTACCCTCAGGGTTCATCAATGTTCACCTTAAGAGATCATTTGTGTCCAAACTGCTGACCAACCTGCTACTCAACGGTGTCCAACCTCCTCCCTTAGAGAGCAAGAAGAAGGTAGGCGAACATCCTGCTTTTACAGACCCAACCTCCTCCCTTAGAGAGCAAGAAGAAGGTAGGCGAACATCCTGCTTTTACAGACCCAACCTCCTCCCTTAGAGAGCAAGAAGAAGGTAGGCGAACATCCTGCTTTTACAGACCCAACCTCCTCCCTTAGAGAGCAAGAAGAAGGTAGGCGAACATCCTGCTTTTACAGACCCAACCTCCTCCCTTAGAGAGCAAGAAGAAGGTAGGCGAACATCCTGCTTTTACAGACCCAACCGTTGCCCTTAGAGAGCAAGTAGAAGGTAGGCGAACATCCTGCTTTTACAGACCCAACCTCCTCCCTTAGAGAGCAAGAAGAAGGTAGGCGAACATCCTGCTTTTACAGACCCAACCGTTGCCCTTAGAGAGCAAGAAGAAGGTAGGCGAACATCCTGCTTTTACAGACCCAACCTCCTCCCTTAGAGAGCAAGAAGAAGGTAGGCGAACATCCTGCTTTTACAGACCCAACCTCCTCCCTTAGAGAGCAAGAAGAAGGTAGGCGAACATCCTGCTTTTACAGACCCAACCTCCTCCCTTAGAGAGCAAGAAGAAGGTAGGCGAACATCCTGCTTTTACAGACCCAACCTCCTCCCTTAGAGAGCAAGAAGAAGGTAGGCGAACATCCTGCTTTTACAGACCCAACCTCCTCCCTTAGAGAGCAAGAAGAAGGTAGGCGAACATCCTGCTTTTACAGACCCAACCGTTGCCCTTTTCCCTTTTTAAATGTGGGGATGAATCTTCTGTGTGTTTGGGTTTTCTAGGTGGTTGTGGACTTCTCATCTCCTAACATCGCCAAGGAGATGCATGTAGGTCACCTGCGCTCCACAATCATTGGGGACAGCATGTGTCGTCTCTTTGAGTTCCTGGGCTACGACGTCTTGAGGTCAGTACGTCAGTCAAAATATGACGTATAAATACAACTTCAGTTTATCTTTTTGAAGTgtactggtaacactttattttatgGTACAGAAATGACCAGGTGTTTACTTAAAGTACATGGTAAAATAAATGGTAATAAAACAGTACATTATTATGGTACATTATTAAACAGCTGTATCAAATGCCAGTCACTAATATACCATGACTGAGCCAAATTAATGCCAACTGAGCCAGAGCCACCCCTATGTTACACCGTATGCTAGTTTATTTATGTGACATCCTGCCCTGCAGTATATCCtttttttgtctgtgtgtgtgtttgtttaccaTGTCATCACTGCATTTATTTGTGTTTTGTACCCCAGGCTGAATCACGTAGGGGACTGGGGTACCCAGTTTGGGATGCTCATCGCTCACCTGCAAGACAAGTTCCCAAACTACCTGACCGTATCCCCTCCTATCGGAGACCTGCAGGCCTTCTACAAAGTGAGTCCACCTAAAACAGCTGCTTTTTCTATAAAGTTGACCACTAGATGGAGGTGGTGGGTTTAAAAACAGAAAAGGACAAGGGTATGGCCGCAGACATGGCATGTACTTTCTTCTGGCCAACGTTTGAGTTGTGTAGACTATCCTTGACATACAATACATTCTGTTCCTCACTAGTTGTCATCAGATATGTTACCTATTTTCTCCCCTGCTGATATGAgtgattcctccctgtctgtgtgtcccaGGAGTCTAAGAAGCGTTTTGACGAGGAGGAGGACTTTAAGAAGAGGGCCTACCAGTGTGTGGTCAAGCTGCAGAGCAAAGACCCAGCTTTCATCAAAGGATGGAACCTCATCTGTGACGTTTCCAGGAATGGTGGGTGTGATGAATGGCTGATGAAAGTCCAAATATATTATAAAGGCTTTGATCTAGGGGTAGTTAGACCTTATGCCAAGTACTGTGAAGAGTCAAAGATAACATTATTTAGCACAAGTAAAATCACAAAAATAAAGATATTGGCTGCAGTAGTTTAGCTTGGAATGAAAGGTCACAATCAGACAAACAGATGAAGTTGTGGCATTGGCCATATTGGACTGTTTGATGTTTATCAGCATCATGGAGTTTTTCAAATCTTCAAAATGGGAGGTTCACATGGGGTGATGAGGTTCTTCACACTAGTTTTCATGGTGACTGCTCAGTTTTgtttaatttgtgtgtgtgtgtgtgtgataaaggtCATGGCAGGCGTGAGGCATCGGACCTCTGACAGGCCACAGCTCTCCATACTGTGCGATCTCTGGAAGGATTTAAACCTTGACGTGATAGatgggaagatagagagagacaatatgtttCCAATGCCTTTATCAGCCATCAGTCCCCACGGAGACCCAGCTGAGGAAGGGCAATTAGGTTGCTCCATCCTTTTCTCTTTTTTCCCCCCACTGAATGAGTGACTTCATTTCCTCGAGTCTCATCCAAAGACATGCAGTGTGTTTAGTACTGATATTCCCCTGGTGTTGCTACTGTACTCTAACAGAGATTTATCCTCCAACTCTTGTCTTTGTCTCTCATAGAATTCCAGAAGGTCTATAACTGTCTGGACATCCAGATCATCGAGAGAGGAGAGTCCTTCTACCAGGAGAAGATGACCACCGTGGTCAAAGAGTTTGAAGCCAAAGGTCATTCAGTTTTGAATCAATCAAAACAAAGATAGCTTTACGTTGTCATTCAGTTGATTTTCAGCTTATTCATATTGCGTAGGAGGACATCATGTACTCTTCGGCTCAGGTTGGTTGCTGTACTGTGCAGTTTTCTGTAGTTGGCCTATGTGACCAGAAGGGGGCACTGCTGTCTCAGCAATACTCGCACTCATTTTTtactcactcactcgctctctttccctcccttcctccctccaggcCTGGTGGAGATGGATGAGGGCCGTAAGATAGTGTTTGCCCCGGGCCAGCAGATCCCCCTGACGGTGGTGAAGTCTGATGGTGGCTACACCTACGACACATCAGACCTGGCCGCACTGCGCCACCGGCTCTTTGACGAGAAGGCAGACATCATCATCTACGTGACGGACAGCGGCCAGGTGAGAAGGGTGTGGAgggagtgccagtctgtttgtgatATCATGCCTACTCATTGTCATGGGATACATGTTTGGCTTTGACAAGGACAGCATTTGTGACCATGCTACCTCTGTTGTGCCACTGAAGTCCTAGCTTTGACACCAACGGTGTCACCTGCTGAAAATGTAATCCACTTGGGGTCAGCTGTCTGTGTCTTGGTTTCTCGGTGTGAAGACTGTCAAGGACAGGTATGAGTAGGGGACTTCAGAGTGCTGCCCACTCACTGTAGTTCATGACCACAAGCATTGCCTTGTCTGAGTGTTCACTGTCATTTTTATGCTGTTGAAGTTTCTACTGGAATGGATCGTACATGCAAAATCATTAGGCTCACCGTCACTAATAGTCTGTCAAACTCTGTCGAAACATTCAACTGGTGttcaattttttttttgtgtgtgactAGTTTATTATGTGCATGTCTGTTTTTTTTCACAACAGGGCACCCACTTCCAGGTAGTGTTTGCAGCGGCTCAGATGATTGGCTGGTACGACCCCAATGTGACACGAGTGGAGCACGCTGGTTTTGGAGTGGTGCTGGGAGAGGACAAGTGAGTACCTACAAATTATTTCAGTCATTTTTTTCCAGGGTCCTAATCATTAGGGCACACAACAATAAAACAGTTTTAAAAGAgtttgcaacagaaaacaaaaatgAGTGATTCTTATTGGGCAAGTCCAGGGTGCCCCTCCTGTTTCAGTacattttcttccatttggtgcctaatgaatgcGACCCAGATTGGCATACTCCCAACAATCACAGACACATGCCTAATTTAGTGTTCATAGCTCAGTATACTGTACTGGGCCGTCCAAGAGAATACCCACCCACTTGTGGCCTCAGCAGCCTATTGAATTAGCACACTTAGCTTTTATTTGTCCATTATTTGCTCTATTTGCCCATTGGTCGCGCATCGTCTTGTTGTGTATGGCTACTCAGAGTATCGTTATCGAGCAGATAATGTCACCTAGTGCATTAATAAAACATCAAACACAGGCagagaatgtgttgtgttggTCGTACGAGGCTgtaggggaggtgagaggagccAACTAAGTGGTGGTTAGCACCTGGTACTTTGCTGTAGGCTGGGAGGAAGCTGAAGCACTGTCAAATGCTGGTTTACAGTCCAATACAGGAAAGTGGAAAAGCACACTTCCTTTCTCATGATCACTAATTTAACATGATTTCATTCATTGAACATGATTGGATAGAGCCATGTAAGTGCAACAGTACTTATGTTAGATTAGtggtgaaggaaggaaggaaggatgtgtTTTTGAGGTGGATTTGAACAGGGCCTGAGTGTTGTCTTTGTCTGTTTGTCCACAGAAAGAAGTTTAAGACTCGCTCCGGGGACACGGTGAGGCTGATGGATCTGCTGGATGAAGGCCTGAAGAGGTCCATGGAAAAACTCAAGGAGAAGGACAGGGACAAGGTGAAGAATGGATACTGCCTGTCTTTCCAATATTACTGAATAGCCATAAACTCTTCAACTCTTCGCAGGGCCAAATCAGGTGTGATAATTGATAGTACTTGGCTGGGACGAAAGTGCGCCGCACCCACCCAAACACTGACAGAAGAGTGTAGAAAACGTCATTACTACAGCCTGAACAGTCATCTTACTAATGAGTGTGAAACTAGCCTGGCTGTGTGAAGTCTTTACTGAAGCACAACAGTGAGTCTATTTTGAGTTTTAAACAGAGAACAAACAGCTACTGCTCTTGCAGATAGTCTCCTGCGTTGAACACAGCACTGTGAacgatgcctctctctctaatCTTTGTGTTCTAAAGGCTTTTGGGATACAGAAATGCATTCTGCTTCCACCTGGCATAGCTGTTTGCCTGCAAATCGCAGCCCGCCTCTTTTTTTCTGATCCTATTACTTGTGTTTGTTTCTATGAAGAAAGAAGAGGTCCTCTGAAGTGTGGTTTGGCTGATATGTTTTTGCTAAGCCTATAATTGTCAAGGATATCGAAAGTTACACACGCTGCATTAAATTATGCGGAAAAGTTAGTGGGCGTATAATTGCGCTGTTCCCTAGGGCGTAATCAATTAAGCAAACGCCGGCTGAGGCAGCCAACTCAGATCTATTCTGAGATCTTTTTATTTTGTTAGTGCAGTAAGCGTACCCCCCTCAGCCCGTTTCTCTCCAGGCCCCTACGTAGCATCGTTGGCACCATAGAGCTGGCCACACGCCCAACCCTGCCAcatgaagcatgcatgagagaaccagctgttccagacgaccaAGAATGTTCTGAAGAGATCACAGCaaagccttttccccctcaggggactgaaaagatttggcatggatcctttGATCATCAAAAAGTTCtaaagctgcaccatcgagagcatcctgacccccctttgtttttacattgctgctactcaatgtttattatctatgcatcgtCACTTTACTCCTACCTTCATGtgcaaattaccttgactaacctgtaccccccacacattgactggGTGTCGGTACCCCTTGTGTACAGCCTAATTTCTTTtccattttttactttagtttatttagtaaatattttcttaactctattttattcaaactgcattgttggttaagggcttgtaaagtaagcatttcacggtaaggtctgcattgttgtattcggcgcatgtgacaaataaaatttgatttgtttgtcCCAACCTCATTAGAATAAACCCGCCCTGCTcaaaacactcaaacacacaagtCCTATACATACAAATGCTAAAGAACACAATCCACTCTCTCTCAGTACTTGTGAGCCTGTCCATACATAACAGGGTATTTGACTCGACATGGATGTCAGAATGCCAGGTCCAACTCATAGCAGAACAGTATTTCAACTTGTCCCAGATATCTTGTGACACACAGAAACAAGTTGTGACCCATCTCCGATACCAAGTGGCTGAAcacatgctgattggctgtaactCTGATCATAAGATGTCTGTGTGCCCCAGGTTCTGAGCACGGAGGATCTGACAAAGGCCCAGCGCTCGGTGGCGTTCGGCTGCATCAAGTATGCCGACCTGTCTCACAACCGCATCAACGACTACGTGTTCTCCTTCGACAAGATGCTGGATGACCGGGGCAACACGGCCGCCTACCTCCTCTACGCCTTCACCCGCATCAGGTGAGCCATCCCTGGGAACTACACTCACCCCCTACCCTTACAGTCCCCTGGTGGTATTAACCCACAGTGGCCACGCCCCCAATCTGTCTCCATTTATCTGTACATGAGTGGAGAGGGGAAAAGCCGTCTTGTTCAGGGTGGTCGATGGTAACAGACTAAGTCAATAGTGCACTCACAGGTGGCGGTGGCTCCTGCTGTCCAAATAATCAATGATTCAAACCCTAAACCAGAAGTACTGCTGCTCATAGTCACGTAATTCTATGTGAGCCTTGACAGATTCTCGCAATTTCATCTGTCCAAGAGAGTTCAGTTTGCTGGAGCATAATCTATCTGGATCTGCAGCATCACCAGGGATTTTCAAGTCAATTGTAGTCCCATCTAACACGTGTTGCTATAATCATGTGATAACCTGCCTAGTTACAATGTAATCACAATATAGGTAGACTTTATAAAATGGAACTGGTCTGCCATTTATATCCTACTTCACATATCCCTTCCCCTCCTGTGTCTGCAGGTCCATAGCCCGGTTGGCTAACATCGACGAGGCAGTGCTCCGTAAAGCAGCAGAGACCACGGAGGTGCTCTTGGAGCACGACAAGGAGTGGAAGTTGGGCAAGTGTCTCCTGCGCTTCCCTGAGATCCTGCAGAAGATCCTGGATGACCTGCTGCTCCACACGCTGTGTGACTACCTGTATGAGCTGGCCACGACCTTCACAGAGTTCTACGACAGCTGTTACTGTATCGAGAAGGACCGCCAGACAGGTAGGGCAGAGACACTGGGGTGATGGAGGCTGAGAAAGTGTCCGTCTTTCTATTAGTTGATCTGTCTCCATTcatctatacatccatccatccatccatccaatggTCCATACTAAATGGTGGTTATACATATCCCTTTCAGGAGTACTCTTAAAATCTGTGATTTTTCTTGGCTTTGCTATTCGATAGTTGCTTTCCTGCACAGCCCCAGACTTCGGCTGGCCTCAAATAATCCTAAATATCCCATTGTGAGGGACAATCACAAACCATACCAGTCAGAGGTGTCAGAGAGCAAGTGACGTTGTTAGCCCATCCACTCGCATTTGTAAGCATTTACCCTACGGTGGGCCGCGTCGCTTATGTTTAGTCCTATTTACCCAGGGTTTAAAATACAACAGAGTGTTAGCTTAACGTTCTGCTCAGGAGTTAGCACCCAAGTTAGACCTCCTCGCAACCAAATTGAGTGTGAATTATAGCACATTAACCCCCTAGAGTTGATTGACACACACTACACTATGGaactctatggaaaggggagactctcacgaacacgatcGTGTTCTCACgaccccacaagtgtcacggcactcgtctgaaggtaaccggtACCGTATTTAAAAAACTAATGGAAGTGAGAAGGTGCCTACCCCAAAATATGGGTTAAATATATATCTGATATGATATTTTATGTACAGTTCCAGGCAAAGTTTGGACCGTCCGActaatttcagggtttttctttatttttactgttttctacattctagaataatagtgaagacatcaaaactatgaaataacacatatggaatcatgtagtaaccaaaagtgttaaccaaatcaaaatatgttgTCTATTTCAAATATAAAACCAtcatttgccttgacagctttgcactcttgacattctctcaaccagcttcacctggaatgctactgtgtgtgtgtgtatgcctgaacaaggcagttaacccactgtttccaggccgtcattgaaaataagaatgttcttaactgacctagttaaataaagataaaatatatgtgtgtgtgtatatatatatttattttaggaCTGACACTTCAGCCTTGTTTCTTATGATTTATTCTTTGACTGTACCTTTTTTTCCATTTATgaatgttattcaatgcatttctatgggctttGGTAGTAAAGGTCAAcatcaatattttatcaaataatttgtgtgtatatatatatatatatatatatatatatgtgtgtgtgtatatatttattttatttttttatacctaAAGCGTtactaaaattctaaatcaaatagctaaatgatccatagtatgacaatctttaaaaaaaaaatccatgtcAGTTTAACACCTCCCCCAATGTCTAGACTCTAAAGAATGACATTCTGAATGTCAGCTTGTTTTCCACccttagtaacaatgaaggtcaaTTCGAGTTTTAACCATACAAATGCTGGTCTACAGACAAATGGCAGTCTTTCGTGAGTAGCCTATGGATGGTTCTCAATTAACACCCTCTCTTTGCTTTTGTCATCCTTTGCTAAACTGGTTTTAAAGGAGCTGACTGGGATGTATATCATTGGATGACAATGGCATGGACATTACCAAGTGCTTGAATGACTCTAATATGACAATAACAGATGATTTGTTAGTGTAAATGAAGGGGAAGTTGTATTGTTTGTCAATTACATCAATGTCCATATCCTATAATGACTCGTCTGTTTAATTTGCCCTCCCTCTGGCTTAATTTCTATTGGATCTCCTGATTGTCCCATGGATGGTTGAATCGTGAACATTGATTTAGTGACTGCTCTATTATTTGGGATGTAATTTTATTGTATTGAAATGACCTCCGATCTATGTGTTGACccatctctctcactgtctctgtctctctctcgacaGGTGAGGTGGTAAAGGTCAACATGTGGAGGATGCTCCTGTGTGATGCCACTGCCGCCATCATGGCCAAAGGCTTCGACATCCTGGGCATCAACCCTGTCTCCAGGATGTGACCTCATCAcagtgacatcacaatgccctcctcccatctcctcggACAACAGAAAAAAAGAGCCTCTTCAACCCATTAACGTCACCTGGGATCTTACTGTataccaaataaaataaaaattactgcttgtaaaaaaaaaaaaaaaaaaaaggatctGGCACCCTGCTCATCATTCTCCATTTAAATGTCAGAATACCTACCAAGAGATTGAGGAATGTCTGGAGAGGCTGCCAAAACAGCAATACTGACTTAGGCTACAGCTCAATTGTTGCACAGGGGATTCGAGATGTATGTGTTAGACATTGACCTTTGTTTATTGCAGCCGATCCTGACCCGGCCAAATAATACAGTATTTCAGATGAAAGACGTTGGTCGGTCGCGAAGGAAGCATAAGTAGCTTAACATGTATCCTTTCTTGCAGTGTGGACAGCCAAAATAATATGCTCTATTTAACCAACAGTGGGAAGGTTTTCTGTCATCTTAGTCCAGCTACCCCATCTGTCATCTGACTTGAAACCCATATACATATTTGTAACCCATGCACCTGTGATATTGGTCACTTTGAGGACAGCCAAGTGCAGTAGACCTTCCTGTCCTGAAAAAGATTGAATCAAGTGTTTTAACCATATTGTAGACTTTTCAAAATATTTTCATATCAATAGGCAATTATTGCTcccattttatatatatttttgaaaatgTAATGAAATTGCAATGGTTTTCAAAATCATTTGAATTGTATTGATGCAATTACATTTAATCTGCGGTTTTATTAAAGCCTCCCTCACAGCCTCTTCCTCACAGTAGAGAATGAAATGCATGATTATTACTTTAGGTCTGATACAAACCTGCtgactgaatatatatatatatatatatatatatattttttttttactttgtccTTTTCACCATGgttccagcaactatggtggatgTGTACCAAATCCAGCCATGTACAGCTTGGCTAGGCACAGTCTGCCTTAAAGTGTGAGTCGGCAACAGAGAGACTCGGGGACAACAGTTGTTCTCCCAAGTGACAGTGGTAGAAGATCCTCACCCTGGCTATTTACCTGCACGCCAAGGATAAAtgaacagtaatgatgaatgccTTGTCCCATCCTGATAATCAGCTGTGTGATTAATGGAATTGATTTGTCCAGCTAAATGGACAATTGCTTATTATTTACTCATTGCACAGGTAGCTGTGGACTGACCA
This window contains:
- the LOC118391135 gene encoding arginine--tRNA ligase, cytoplasmic-like, whose protein sequence is MGDPVAGYTSRIQQQELEIHSLTAELESLKNPQGLGLSSHLDGLREENAKLKYRLNVLKRSLQEERSQCSKTMMNINQRLQEIFGEAIREACPDLENPPLAVTPNQQAKFGDYQCNSAMAMAQMMKSKGLKVNPRQIAENIQQNIPDNELIEKTEIAGPGFINVHLKRSFVSKLLTNLLLNGVQPPPLESKKKVVVDFSSPNIAKEMHVGHLRSTIIGDSMCRLFEFLGYDVLRLNHVGDWGTQFGMLIAHLQDKFPNYLTVSPPIGDLQAFYKESKKRFDEEEDFKKRAYQCVVKLQSKDPAFIKGWNLICDVSRNEFQKVYNCLDIQIIERGESFYQEKMTTVVKEFEAKGLVEMDEGRKIVFAPGQQIPLTVVKSDGGYTYDTSDLAALRHRLFDEKADIIIYVTDSGQGTHFQVVFAAAQMIGWYDPNVTRVEHAGFGVVLGEDKKKFKTRSGDTVRLMDLLDEGLKRSMEKLKEKDRDKVLSTEDLTKAQRSVAFGCIKYADLSHNRINDYVFSFDKMLDDRGNTAAYLLYAFTRIRSIARLANIDEAVLRKAAETTEVLLEHDKEWKLGKCLLRFPEILQKILDDLLLHTLCDYLYELATTFTEFYDSCYCIEKDRQTGEVVKVNMWRMLLCDATAAIMAKGFDILGINPVSRM